GAACGTGATCAAAATTTTAGGAAAGGGGTAGATGAATGTCGTATTAAAAAATGGATGCTAAGATTGCCATTTTGGAGAATGACATGACAAACCTCAAGACAACTTTAGCAACAATGCTGTTGATGGTGGAAGAAAATCAGAAGAAATTGGTGTTAATGCTGGAGTGGAAGAAAATGAATGTTCCaattttgaaaccctaattttgagTGGAAAGAGATCTGCCACGTGACATCTTTTCATTGGCATCAAATGACCTCAGAGTGTTATGTCAATAATAATTGTACACGTCATCAAGCAGCAGAGCAAGTTTGCTGTTAATCTTTTTAATGCCGTAAACAAAAAAGACTAACATGAAtcgtttttgaaaaatatagaaCATtagtaaacttaaaaaaaaaaaaagaggacaactttgaacacaCCTCTAAAAATGGAAGAACCATTATTAAACCATTTTCCGTTCGTGAGTTTTCGTACTTTATTGAGTTTGGAGCCAGACTACTCGGCTCCTTGACCATTGCACGTGATCATCTTCGCCCTCTTGATGTGAAAACATCACTGAAACAAAACAAGTAAACAAAACGCCAAGCAAAAGCAATGATTTATAGAATCTTTTATATccaaatgaattttcaatcttattttatttaaacatttttttataaatagcaTATCCTCTTCATTCATTTTTGGATATATACGAAAAACCATGTGTTCTAGGAaagtaattttcattttcaatagtCCTATCACGTTAAATAGTCACATATAATTtaagaattgaaatttaaattgtttaaatatttatttccttttttattctaacatttttttaataataaaaccgtaataaattttacatttcaaaataaataatattttatatatataatgattaatcctaataatataaattactacaaaaataatcattaatgtTACTTTGTTTATgttgaatagaaaaaaaaatcaatttaaaaatgtactttttttatgagtattcaaatataatatatgtgaaAAACTCctattaaattagatttaaaatttttaatttaccGATAGAATTTCCTTATTATAGACgaatatgtaattcaatttttttttcttgtagtgcaCATCTTAATTCTTGTCAAGTCTAATGAGGTTGAAACATCCTATGCATTTTCTTAATGATTTTTAGCAAAAGTTTCCTTTTACTTTTGTCTTATAATGAAACTTACGTTTGAACCTTTTTTCGCAGCTTATAAGGTGATAAGATTCAAGAACCGACTCTTTTCATAAACAAAAGTATGGTGAAGAGGATATTCCACTTTTTAACGAActtctttttttgttatttttcccTTTTACTTGATAAAAATCCTTTCCTTTTTTGTCACATAATTAACCGATCGATATAATCTATTGccatttatatttacattaaatctaaaaataatttaatttaacaaaaataattgaaaccCATTTATTGCGtagatgaaattttaatttttttttctcattttgttttgttaatataattaagtttgCAACCCATTTTAACTGCTTTAAATTCAACCCACCACTAGTTAAATTTTCAGtcaaccaaatatatatatatattctgaatGGTATACAGTCCGAGAAGATTTTTGATGCACTAGCACGGATCACAAACTAACTTGCTGCATGTCATACACATTCAACAGATATTCTCTCAGATTCTTCACTAACTCATCCATGTTCATTCTGCATTCCTCATCCATCTGCATATAATAACACAACATTACAGATCATGCATTTGCATGATTAATCATAAGGGTGCATGAAAGGTGTTTGATATATGTACCTGAGCAATGATGTGGATTATAAGAGTACAAGTGCCAAATGGTAATACACTGCTACTGGTTGGAGAGAGATGCAGCTTTTCAAGAAAGGCTAGTATGTTGCAGACTATGTCCTTTTGCTTCTCACAATGGATTCCAATCAGTATTTCCTCATCTAGGACTCTTGCTTCAACCTCAAACAGTGATTCTTTGTTGTTTTCACTGCTATTGCTCAAGCTTTTCTTTGAGCAAACTTCAGATTTTCTTACCAATGTTGATGAATGATGTACTACTCTTTTCTcactgtttttattttccaattctTTCACCCTCTCTTGAAGTTGTCTAGTGTAATTCACTGCTTCACGAAGTACGTAAGCCTTGTCCATCTGTAAAGTTGCACACCAAATCTTACCGTTAATACAAACTAacacaatttttaaatattcaacttcttttttgatattatattatattatattttttttaagtgctTTGCATCTCAAAAAGAACAATAATGCATTTGGGACTTTAATtataaggaaaatatttttttaataatttttttcacaaacttttttacaactacatatattatattttataattgatttattttaaatatacgtatcattaaaatagtaataatgcTCTAAAAAAGTTGTTAGAATATGTAGCACTAAATATGGGAAGTGTACCATgaaaactttctttctttctttactcGTGTCaggttttgaataaaataatatttcccATTTGCAGTGATAATAATAGTGAAAGTGCATCCCCAACTGCCCTATTCTGCCCAATAATTAgtgtaaaattgtaaataaataatttcaaaattaaaattaaaaagacattGACAAAATAATGCCGGGACAAGCTGTTGAAAAGGGATTCCATACCTAATCAAGCATGAGCGAAAAGCACAACAATTATTTGgaaagaacaataaaaaaacctttttatttgttttattatccAAAAGTTAATTGATAATACAGGATTACCGTTTTAATATTAGACAGTAACACATCTGAGTTTATGTacttttttaattctaaaagaACATATCAAACTATTTCATtacatattttatcaatttatattaCTTCAATAAAGCTAATTTAATCCCTGCAAAAAGAATACATAGGAAGATGAAGACAAAACGCAAAGTCCGAGAAATAAGAATTATCTTACTATTTCCTTATTAATATAACAACTAGACTTTTCATTAATGAGTTGACTCGAAAagtaacaaaacaaaataggtCAAtcacactatatatatatatatatatataaaagaaaatgcatGATGAAACTAATGTTAATTCTTATAAGAAAAATCAGTGTCTTCCATGGATCAAAAGAAGATATTTCTAACCAACACTGGTTGgcaaataaaaaacagaattatttattaaaaaatgcaaataaaaacCCATTAAatagtgagaaaaaaaaacatgtttttaatatgCATTTGAATGAAAGAAAATCGGTTTGAATTTTTAGATAATACTGAATGTTCATGATATAGTAACTGACCCTCTTGAGTCCAGGAATGGTGGCTGAAAGTGCTATGATGCTCCCTGTGAGTTCCTGTCTCCTTTTCCTCTCAGCAATGATGTGATGCTGTGTCTCACAAGACCTTCTAGCCCTCTTTCTTGGCTGAGCCATGACAGGTTCAAACTGAGATCCATCTTTCACCACAGCACCACCCCTTTTACTGCAAGATCCCTGCAGTGTAGAAGGCTTATGTTTTGCGATTGGCTCAGCAGTTGAAGTATCAAAAGAGAGAAGGTATGCtgatgatgatggtggtggtggtggtggtggtgatgttTTCAAGGACTTGATGGAGTTGGAACTGTAGCTTTTCTGCACAGTGTCACCAATTGCTTCATCAAATGACACGCTGCTGTTGCTGGGACTGTTGTTCTCTCCTTCAGGTGACAAATTCTGTGGCTCCTCAAGGATCTCTCTCAGGAACTGTTGCTCATCAAATGCATCATACTCTTCCATTTCCTGTGACAACTATGAACAAAAAGTTCTGAACTTTTTCCCTGGTTTGTTCATGGATATATAGCAGAATGCATACTCAAAAACCCAGAAATTGAAACTAAATGTGGTTGAAGAAGGCTTTACCAGATCGGAAATCCAGTTCTCCAATGAATCCTCCATGTTTTATGGATCTGAGAACTCCTTTTGTGTGAACCTCTGTGTTTCTGTGAAGCTGATAGCAGCACTTGCAACTTCTGTATCAGATTGCTGTGACTGTGATGGAACAAGGTTCAACTTTTATATATACTACTTGTATTCTAggatgattttttattttttatttttatttttatttttctcacacCTTTCATGCGATTATTATGTATTGAGAAATTTATACTCGTTTCAAGCATACTCCGGTTGACTAAACAAGTTGTgcatttgtttattatattatttacatgGTTTTCATTTTGTGGCAGGTGGTGTAAAACAAATCCTTAAAgtcaaaaaattaatattttataacatatttagtcttaaaataaaaaagtgctattttaataattatactaatttttaaattgtaacaatttaaaatgtaaatacaattttataaagGTGTGAATTTATCAGACATTATGATGGAAACAAAATTTATGTATGATGATTTATGTAGAGGTAATGTCACGTGATATAAAATAGAATGAAATCCTTGTAAATCCCTCTTAGTAGTAGACATTATTTATTGGTTTTATAGGTGACTGATTTCTATAATGCAAATATTTTACTATCTTTATATAGTATCTTGTTCggtagtaaaaaaattaaaaataaataaatttaaattgttagacaatataaaaaataaaaaatatgttaagtttattatgatttttgcaCGGTAATATGTTATGTTTAGGTTTATTATCATTCGACAggttttttttagaatatagATAGGttctttagattttttttaattggatttttattttttaaaaatttacgtGGTAtagttagttttttaaataacgTGGCAAGTTGTTAGATAGCTAAGTTTgatgtaaaattttgtttttctttcaaattaaaaaaattgaaatttgtgcCACTATTTTTACCTTGTATCAATCATCATTAACATAGTTTAATTACCATCTTTATCATTCTCGTTACTAAAActgtaaaaatctaaaaaacaaGGAAGTCACTATCAAACTTGTCTTTTTCTACCAGAATCATGAAACTCAGTTCATGTCGCCATAAAGATCACCACAACAACCAAATCAAAACTATGAATCCATCATCCACCTTCACCCAAACCACTGAAACACAACAACCAGTCATCATTAACACCATTCAACTTGTTgaggtacaaacaaagtctcacatcgaaTAAAAGAAGAGTTGGACATGAGTTTATGTACACAtagatacctccattggtaagaggctTTTTGGAGtagtaccaaaagcaaatccgtgagagcttggcccaaagcggacaatatcttaccaagtgtggagatctatgtaTATATCGAACTTCCCCAACACAACTACCATCTTCATCATCTCGCTACTAGAACTGCAAAAATCCAAAAAACAAGAAAGTCACtatcaaatttgtatttttccACCAGAATTGCGAAACTCAGTTCGTGCCGCCATAAATATCACCATAACAACTCAAATCAAAACTATGAATCCATCCTCCACGTTCACCCGAACCACTGAAACAAAACAAGCCagttaatatatagttttttatatataaaaaattattatactttttatgtattttaactcattttttttactttttggcTTTTGCAATCTAATAACTGTAAAtgatactttattatttttatttattttcagtcaaatatctttaaaagttattttttatttttatttattttcatccatgtatttgataaagaaaagattatagtaataatgaaaattacATGAACATTTCACGTgtcaaatatttcaataatttttctttgcatttttaAATCAATGACGCCTcacttattatatattttctttttaaatattgtcCACTATTTTCTCATAATCACAATgatgatgatatttttatatagtctgacatcattaaaataaaacataattaatataaaatttataaaatacttttcattatttttcaattaaatcagTCATTGTccctcttttgttttttttctccctTTATTATTGCACaagatattatataaattttaggtACGGACAATGTAGTATGTGAGCTAATCAGTGATAAGAATACATTATTAATCGCCAAAAATGGAACTTGTTGGATCCAAGACTCAGACCACTATGACAATTATTGTGTGCAAAGTGCCAAAAagtatagtttattttatttctcataGGAAAATGAATGaagctttattttattttatttttaactaagtTGGTTAAAGTTCTAGCATGATTGTGAATCGAAATTATgaaattacttttatatatatatatatatatatatatatatatatatatatatatatatatatatatatatatatatatatatatatatatatatataggtttgctAAGACGCGTATGTCTGTTTTTTAGGTGgtatattttagaatatgtaccggattttagtagataaaaatatccttatatataatggattctaagttttaaggttaaggatattttaataatttacattctcaaaactaaaaaaaaaaatcccaaacccttactcacctacTCTTTGGTATCACAAAGAGTTGTGTTTAAACTggtatcaacaaaataaaactaactaatgtaaaacttgtcaactttaaaataatgaCTAGTAGCAATAGTTCATCTGTAAGAGAATGACTAATGACAATAGTTATTTGTATCGTAACACACTTTTCTGGTCTAAATATATTATCTCTACTGCTCAACCATGTTTCCGTATCCATGACCTtagcttttaaaaaaatctaaaattattttgttggtGCTGCTGCCTGAACCATGGAAGCCTCTGTTGCCTTCTCTCTCTACACGCGAACACCTTTTTGGGTTTTATCCAAGATACCAGTTCTAATACTTATCCCTACCTATGATAAGCCTTACTCAATATTATATGATATCTTGCTGAGAATTAAGGAGTGCATGTTTGATGGCCATGGAGAGTGCGTTTCCGAATCAGATGGAGTGTTTGGAAAAAGGGTTTGATTTCACATGTGATTTCTGATTGAGTGGAGAAATCGTTTGTGAGATGTGGCAGAGgttaatataaatgaaaattagcTTGATGCTCGTTATCTATGCAGTGACTTCTTAATGAGAGTATGCTATAAATCTAGTGATTGATGCACCCTTTCTCGTGACTTcttcatacaataaaaaaaagtttttgaatcGGATGTCGACATGCGTTtgtccttcaacggatgtcgatatccgttcacggatgttgacatccgtttaagaatCTAATGCATATTCAGATCCATTTAAATATTACTAAAGAATAAAATAGGAATGGAGAGGTGCCAGGAGCACTGTGTGGTGGTGCAGGGAGTAACTCTCTAAACTATACTATCAACTTcattttaatgtaataattaattaccatTGATGGAGatccctttttattttgtacacaATGAAATATGAATTGTTTGTGGTTAGACACCAATTTCTATTTACCTTTAACACATTCTTAAACACTAttcaaattatttcattaattaaaatgcATTACGTCTAATACATTAATATTACAATTACATTAAATGCCCATACAACAAACACATCAAGTACTTTAATATTACAATTACACAATTacattacattaattttttacaaCAAATCATGGAAGTTTAATCAATAGATATTACAATTACattaaatacatataataaaCATCATCCCAAATAACACCTTCAACCATTTTTCcaacataaaaacatatttatctaaatttgatattttcattctttcacCATCCCTTTCTTCCATCTTCACGACGGTTCAAgtcatttctttatttttctgacTTTCATAATCCCTTTCTTCTATCTTCACGACAATTAAAGtcatttctttattttacaGACTTTCATGATCCCTTTTTTCTATCTTCACGACAGTTCCAaccatttctttatttttggaCTTTCTTCAATTCTTTGTTCACTGTACCATTGAAAATAATTGTAGTCAACCAAATCTTAACTCCCACTCtattgaacaacacaacaaaaacacGCTTCAAAACACACTTCTAGGCCCCGTtgacaacaaaaataaaaaacagttaTTTTTGTTTCCATGGATCTTATCTTGAAGTTAGACAACtccaaattttttttccttattcttAGGGTTTCTTACAACTTGAAACACTACATTCTTACAACAATAGCAAATGAGTTTTACACTCAACCTCCTTTTGGTGCCACTATTATGTTTCATCCTTTAACCATTGCATGTGCAAAATGAACAAGAACGAGACTAAGACACGTCTCACCCTGAACAATGTTTGAAGCCTTCCACAACCTCTTCTTTTACAAACCCCACCTCTTATTAAAAGTCACAACTTTAAATGTTAGGACAAACAAACTAATCACTTAGAAGGAGATGAGTTAacatgttaaatattaaattatttaacaaaatgaCACTTCATTCACTAATACAACTTACCACGTCTTGACGTCATTTATGTCATGTTAACGGAAATGATTTATTTGtttcacatttttaaaaataaatacctaCTTGAGactacttaaaatttaaaaacccaATTgaaatttcaatacaaatacGATAATCATCCAAAAGttttaactataattaataaaaaaaaatcccaaataTAATGACCTTCCATTAATAAACATTGATGACGACACATTCCTTATATTTTGCTAgttttcaattataattataagcATGCACCAAACAGTTTTTGtcacacataaaaaaaaaagaagtatatTTATAACGCAAATGGtttacaataaaataacaaattttaaaacaacaacTGTAATTTGGTAATTTGCCGAAGGTAAATGATTATATCACGTtacaaactaaaaattaaaaacatgcatttattaataaattattaggtttattaaaaaaattgagatttatTGAGAAAATACAACAATGAAATTTAAACccaatcatataaaaaattatattattaaaaatcttaaaacaataaattaataatttttcatctttatatattattcaatttttttatttctatgaaATTTATAAGTAcgcttaaaattttaatacaaatattattagttaatattcacaaattatgaaaacttcaacaatataaaaatgcattcaaatatttttaaatgtaggcAACTCTAATTCCAACAAAGATTTGTTTTCTATAGGAGGTTTATCATTCACGTTAATTATTTGAGATGACAGTGTTTATTTAGATtaatattagattattagattattttatagaaaatttggaGAAAGATGAAATTAAATGTGAAACTAGAAGAAAGTAAATGATTTATGGTGATTATTGATgaattattaatttacttttatatacaaagattgattttgaaatgaattttaacaattttttattattattgacaatCAATGAACAATACctttaaatcattattaatttttaagaaatattttattttcatttcctcaactaaatatttttaatcaaataatatttatattttaaaaaatgcatctaataaaattttagtattatattaaaaaaaaatttatcaacttttattaatttagtaaaatcAATCACGTATCAATCAATGTTATAATCaaatctatttttttcattaaattacattatttcacgtttccttatttttaaatcaacCATTCACTCTTCACAGATATTGTGTATAAAATTTCCACGAATGTGATCATGGCAAAATAGACTTACTAAGCCATAGTTGAGAGTTGTATTTTGCATCatctattaatatatatatatatatatatatatatatatatatatatatatatatatatatatatatatatatatatatatatataaaagtattagATAATACTgataatttttaacatatttttttagagaaaaattagttttaaaatgttaaatgttattaacaaaattttaaatttttatttgtaactAGCATAATTGCAACATTTGGGTAGATAGGACAGTTCATAAACAtctaaaaatcattttcatttttcctttggGTGGGATTACTTTGTGTCTGCGTCAAATCATAACCACAATCACAATACTCAAACTCTACAAATTTTAATCATGAAATTAGGTAGCAAATTAGAATAATCGTACGAGAATAAGACACAGCTTAATTGGCTAGAATTTTGAAAACGTTTATATTGAGtgatagtaaaataaaaaaaaaaacaaaagaaacaaaagacaaaaagataaggaaaaatatattaagtataACAAGCTATATGTAGATGCTATACTTAGAGTATAACATCaccaaaatattttagaaacatTTTTAGATATGAATTGGACGAAACATGACAAACCGGCAAATGTATTAGAAAAggaaataaacataaaaagaaacaaagacagacagagaaaaaagaaatagcTAATAGTTAAAAAAGAACCTGGTGTAAAAGACAAAAATGGTCTACGCCTTCGTAATTATTAAAATGCAGAAAAATGAAACATGAATAATTGCTAAAACGATATCAATGTCCCATGCTACGTTGCAGCCTTGCAGGTGTTACAAGACAAGTTTTTTAATACatccaaaataaattatttaaaatagactTAAATATTTACTTAGTTCTAATGTTaagtggttttttttttaatttagtatctGATTTTAAAAGTGCATAGGTTgagtttaaatttgtaaaattgtatGAATGAAGTTATATCTGTTAAGTGGCAGTAAAGACGTTAATTCCTACTAACGTAGCGAATGAAtcagtaatttttttcttctctcttttgttGTGTCgagctttttctctctcttacaTATTAATGGTTTTCAAAGTTCAAGAACTTTTCTTtgctttgataaaaaaaacccAAAAGGACTTCTCCCTCTTATTCCACATATGGGAGGCTGTAT
This sequence is a window from Vigna angularis cultivar LongXiaoDou No.4 chromosome 2, ASM1680809v1, whole genome shotgun sequence. Protein-coding genes within it:
- the LOC108328732 gene encoding transcription factor bHLH18 isoform X2; this translates as MEDSLENWISDLEMEEYDAFDEQQFLREILEEPQNLSPEGENNSPSNSSVSFDEAIGDTVQKSYSSNSIKSLKTSPPPPPPPSSSAYLLSFDTSTAEPIAKHKPSTLQGSCSKRGGAVVKDGSQFEPVMAQPRKRARRSCETQHHIIAERKRRQELTGSIIALSATIPGLKRMDKAYVLREAVNYTRQLQERVKELENKNSEKRVVHHSSTLVRKSEVCSKKSLSNSSENNKESLFEVEARVLDEEILIGIHCEKQKDIVCNILAFLEKLHLSPTSSSVLPFGTCTLIIHIIAQMDEECRMNMDELVKNLREYLLNVYDMQQVSL
- the LOC108328732 gene encoding transcription factor bHLH18 isoform X1; translated protein: MEDSLENWISDLLSQEMEEYDAFDEQQFLREILEEPQNLSPEGENNSPSNSSVSFDEAIGDTVQKSYSSNSIKSLKTSPPPPPPPSSSAYLLSFDTSTAEPIAKHKPSTLQGSCSKRGGAVVKDGSQFEPVMAQPRKRARRSCETQHHIIAERKRRQELTGSIIALSATIPGLKRMDKAYVLREAVNYTRQLQERVKELENKNSEKRVVHHSSTLVRKSEVCSKKSLSNSSENNKESLFEVEARVLDEEILIGIHCEKQKDIVCNILAFLEKLHLSPTSSSVLPFGTCTLIIHIIAQMDEECRMNMDELVKNLREYLLNVYDMQQVSL